A genome region from Vicia villosa cultivar HV-30 ecotype Madison, WI unplaced genomic scaffold, Vvil1.0 ctg.001281F_1_1, whole genome shotgun sequence includes the following:
- the LOC131634334 gene encoding uncharacterized protein LOC131634334: MPFTKYEQEGVHTLLQFYNPSLRCFTFTDYLLVPTLEEYSLFLGIPIKKEVPYHGAMKAPDSIEIAKALYLSKSIVEANLTKKGGGFGFCMEFLVKRGCEATEAKEWDTFRAILALSIYGIMSHLPECGAFVDSRHTSKWAERIMGLRAKDIVWFNKALEDMEDVMSCGKFKNVPLMGLRGGINYNPVLARRTFGYAFVSPPEQTEIAENIFYHSATDSGQMAEAVQAWKSICWRDKKHFGQRDCATYEDYTKWVESVVAVQGMSFPPKDPLYPPAGNNPTLFPCPVTTKLWKRIGN, translated from the exons atgccgttcaccaaGTACGAGCAAGAGGGAGTTCATACTTTGCTTCAGTTCTATAATCCTTCCCTTCGCTGCTTCACGTTCACCGACTACCTCTTGGTCCCAACATTGGAAGAGTATTCCCTATTTCTTGGCATTCCTATAAAGAAGGAAGTACCATACCATGGCGCCATGAAGGCCCCTGATTCCATTGAAattgctaaggctctttatttgagcaaatcGATCGTGGAAGCAAATCTCACTAAGAAGGGAggaggttttggtttttgcatggAGTTTCTGGTCAAAAGGGGTTGTGAGGCTACTGAAGCAAAGGAATGGGACACATTTAGGGCTATCTTGGCTCTAAGTATATATGGCATCAT GTCACATCTGCCTGAGTGCGGCGCTTTCGTTGATAGTAGGCACACATCTAAGTGGGCTGAGAGGATTATGGGGCTGAGGGCTAAAGATATTGTCTGGTTTAATAAAGCTTTAGAAGACATGGAAGATGTTATGAGTTGCGGAAAGTTCAAGAACGTACCTCTTATGGGCCTTAGAGGTGGAATCAACTACAATCCTGTCCTGGCTAGGAGAACGTTTGGATACGCTTTTGTAAGTCCTCCCGAACAAACAGAGATTGCTGAGAATATTTTTTATCATTCAGCCACTGACAGTGGGCAGATGGCAGAAGCTGTACAAGCCTGgaagagtatttgttggagagataAGAAACATTTTGGTCAGCGAGACTGTGCTACTTATGAGGATTATACTAAGTGGGTCGAGTCTGTGGTTGCTGTTCAAGGGATGTCTTTCCCTCCTAAGGACCCTTTGTACCCTCCTGCTGGAAACAACCCAACATTGTTTCCATGCCCCGTTACAACCAAACTGTGGAAGAGAATCGGAAATTGA